One window of Magallana gigas chromosome 2, xbMagGiga1.1, whole genome shotgun sequence genomic DNA carries:
- the LOC105345687 gene encoding pre-B-cell leukemia transcription factor 1 isoform X14 translates to MEDGQRMYSQQGGLTNMSGNVLPQYNMGQDEPSDQRKQEIGDILQQIMTITDQSLDEAQARCRKHTLNCHRMKPALFSVLCEIKEKTVLSIRNSQEEEPPDPQLMRLDNMLIAEGVAGPEKGGGSSAAANATAAASGGQPDSAIEHSDYRAKLAQIRQIYHTELEKYEQDLDLSDGSEIKNSDYEAKLAQIRQVYQTEYGKYEQACNEFTTHVVNLLREQSRTRPIAPKEIERMVTIIRKKFAAIEMQLKQSTCEAVMILRSRFLDARRKRRNFSKQATELLNEYFYSHLSNPYPSEEAKEELARKCGITVSQVSNWFGNKRIRYKKNINKAQEEANMYAAKTAAAAAANVGPEGGAAGYNVGGGQAGMYMNLNGGDNYQSSDNSITPHPRSQNGSPHDQKPDDSTDSWCAGAFMQGLDGEGDNYDGSSDEPGLKRPKI, encoded by the exons ATGGAAGACGGACAAAGAATGTATTCACAACAAGGGGGACTGACTAACATGTCGGGAAACGTGTTGCCTCAGTACAACATGGGTCAAGATGAACCGTCAGATCAGAGAAAACAGGAGATAGGGGACATCCTCCAACAAATTATGACAATTACTGACCAGAGCCTGGACGAAGCCCAAGCAAGGTGCCG AAAACACACACTGAACTGTCATCGAATGAAGCCAGCATTATTTAGCGTACTGTgtgaaatcaaagaaaaaacgG TGCTAAGTATAAGAAACTCACAGGAGGAAGAGCCCCCTGACCCTCAGCTGATGCGGTTGGACAATATGTTGATCGCAGAAGGAGTGGCGGGTCCAGAAAAAGGGGGTGGGTCATCTGCTGCCGCCAATGCCACTGCTGCCGCCTCTGGGGGTCAGCCTGACAGTGCCATAGAACACTCAGACTACCGTGCCAAACTGGCACAAATTCGTCAGATTTATCACACAGAACTTGAGAAATATGAGCAG GACCTTGATCTA AGCGATGGTTCAGAAATCAAAAACTCGGACTATGAAGCTAAACTGGCCCAGATTCGTCAAGTCTACCAAACGGAATATGGGAAATATGAACAG GCTTGCAATGAGTTTACAACTCATGTGGTCAACTTGTTGAGGGAACAGAGTCGTACTCGTCCTATAGCTCCCAAAGAAATCGAAAGAATGGTCACTATAATACGCAAGAAGTTTGCTGCCATTGAAATGCAATTGAAACAGAGCACATGTGAAGCAGTAATGATTCTAAGGTCAAGGTTCCTTGATGCCAG GAGAAAGAGGCGAAATTTTAGTAAACAAGCCACAGAGCTGCTGAATGAGTATTTTTACTCCCACCTCAGTAATCCATACCCTAGTGAGGAGGCCAAAGAGGAACTCGCTCGGAAGTGTGGAATCACCGTGTCACAG GTTTCTAATTGGTTTGGTAACAAAAGAATTCGATACAAGAAGAACATAAATAAGGCACAAGAGGAAGCCAACATGTACGCGGCCAAAACTGCGGCAGCAGCGGCTGCTAACGTTGGCCCTGAGGGAG GTGCGGCCGGGTATAACGTGGGCGGGGGACAGGCTGGGATGTACATGAACCTCAACGGGGGAGACAACTACCAGAGTAGTGATAATTCG ATTACTCCACACCCTCGTAGTCAAAATGGCTCGCCCCACGACCAAAAACCGGATGACAGTACTGATAGCTGGTGCGCAGGCGCTTTTATGCAGGGGTTGGATGGAGAGGGAGATAATTATGATGGCTCCAGCGACGAACCAGGATTAAAACGCCCTAAAATATAG
- the LOC105345687 gene encoding pre-B-cell leukemia transcription factor 1 isoform X3: MEDGQRMYSQQGGLTNMSGNVLPQYNMGQDEPSDQRKQEIGDILQQIMTITDQSLDEAQARCRKHTLNCHRMKPALFSVLCEIKEKTVLSIRNSQEEEPPDPQLMRLDNMLIAEGVAGPEKGGGSSAAANATAAASGGQPDSAIEHSDYRAKLAQIRQIYHTELEKYEQSDGSEIKNSDYEAKLAQIRQVYQTEYGKYEQACNEFTTHVVNLLREQSRTRPIAPKEIERMVTIIRKKFAAIEMQLKQSTCEAVMILRSRFLDARRKRRNFSKQATELLNEYFYSHLSNPYPSEEAKEELARKCGITVSQVSNWFGNKRIRYKKNINKAQEEANMYAAKTAAAAAANVGPEGGAAGYNVGGGQAGMYMNLNGGDNYQSSDNSVGDNVQNQVNALRHVISQSGGYSSDSMHSTPASMYEQHMNQQITPHPRSQNGSPHDQKPDDSTDSWCAGAFMQGLDGEGDNYDGSSDEPGLKRPKI, from the exons ATGGAAGACGGACAAAGAATGTATTCACAACAAGGGGGACTGACTAACATGTCGGGAAACGTGTTGCCTCAGTACAACATGGGTCAAGATGAACCGTCAGATCAGAGAAAACAGGAGATAGGGGACATCCTCCAACAAATTATGACAATTACTGACCAGAGCCTGGACGAAGCCCAAGCAAGGTGCCG AAAACACACACTGAACTGTCATCGAATGAAGCCAGCATTATTTAGCGTACTGTgtgaaatcaaagaaaaaacgG TGCTAAGTATAAGAAACTCACAGGAGGAAGAGCCCCCTGACCCTCAGCTGATGCGGTTGGACAATATGTTGATCGCAGAAGGAGTGGCGGGTCCAGAAAAAGGGGGTGGGTCATCTGCTGCCGCCAATGCCACTGCTGCCGCCTCTGGGGGTCAGCCTGACAGTGCCATAGAACACTCAGACTACCGTGCCAAACTGGCACAAATTCGTCAGATTTATCACACAGAACTTGAGAAATATGAGCAG AGCGATGGTTCAGAAATCAAAAACTCGGACTATGAAGCTAAACTGGCCCAGATTCGTCAAGTCTACCAAACGGAATATGGGAAATATGAACAG GCTTGCAATGAGTTTACAACTCATGTGGTCAACTTGTTGAGGGAACAGAGTCGTACTCGTCCTATAGCTCCCAAAGAAATCGAAAGAATGGTCACTATAATACGCAAGAAGTTTGCTGCCATTGAAATGCAATTGAAACAGAGCACATGTGAAGCAGTAATGATTCTAAGGTCAAGGTTCCTTGATGCCAG GAGAAAGAGGCGAAATTTTAGTAAACAAGCCACAGAGCTGCTGAATGAGTATTTTTACTCCCACCTCAGTAATCCATACCCTAGTGAGGAGGCCAAAGAGGAACTCGCTCGGAAGTGTGGAATCACCGTGTCACAG GTTTCTAATTGGTTTGGTAACAAAAGAATTCGATACAAGAAGAACATAAATAAGGCACAAGAGGAAGCCAACATGTACGCGGCCAAAACTGCGGCAGCAGCGGCTGCTAACGTTGGCCCTGAGGGAG GTGCGGCCGGGTATAACGTGGGCGGGGGACAGGCTGGGATGTACATGAACCTCAACGGGGGAGACAACTACCAGAGTAGTGATAATTCGGTAGGAGACAATGTCCAAAACCAG GTGAATGCATTGCGGCATGTCATTTCACAGTCGGGTGGTTATAGTAGTGACAGCATGCACAGTACGCCTGCCTCCATGTATGAACAACATATGAACCAACAG ATTACTCCACACCCTCGTAGTCAAAATGGCTCGCCCCACGACCAAAAACCGGATGACAGTACTGATAGCTGGTGCGCAGGCGCTTTTATGCAGGGGTTGGATGGAGAGGGAGATAATTATGATGGCTCCAGCGACGAACCAGGATTAAAACGCCCTAAAATATAG
- the LOC105345687 gene encoding pre-B-cell leukemia transcription factor 1 isoform X6, whose translation MEDGQRMYSQQGGLTNMSGNVLPQYNMGQDEPSDQRKQEIGDILQQIMTITDQSLDEAQARCRKHTLNCHRMKPALFSVLCEIKEKTVLSIRNSQEEEPPDPQLMRLDNMLIAEGVAGPEKGGGSSAAANATAAASGGQPDSAIEHSDYRAKLAQIRQIYHTELEKYEQDLDLSDGSEIKNSDYEAKLAQIRQVYQTEYGKYEQACNEFTTHVVNLLREQSRTRPIAPKEIERMVTIIRKKFAAIEMQLKQSTCEAVMILRSRFLDARRKRRNFSKQATELLNEYFYSHLSNPYPSEEAKEELARKCGITVSQVSNWFGNKRIRYKKNINKAQEEANMYAAKTAAAAAANVGPEGGAAGYNVGGGQAGMYMNLNGGDNYQSSDNSVNALRHVISQSGGYSSDSMHSTPASMYEQHMNQQITPHPRSQNGSPHDQKPDDSTDSWCAGAFMQGLDGEGDNYDGSSDEPGLKRPKI comes from the exons ATGGAAGACGGACAAAGAATGTATTCACAACAAGGGGGACTGACTAACATGTCGGGAAACGTGTTGCCTCAGTACAACATGGGTCAAGATGAACCGTCAGATCAGAGAAAACAGGAGATAGGGGACATCCTCCAACAAATTATGACAATTACTGACCAGAGCCTGGACGAAGCCCAAGCAAGGTGCCG AAAACACACACTGAACTGTCATCGAATGAAGCCAGCATTATTTAGCGTACTGTgtgaaatcaaagaaaaaacgG TGCTAAGTATAAGAAACTCACAGGAGGAAGAGCCCCCTGACCCTCAGCTGATGCGGTTGGACAATATGTTGATCGCAGAAGGAGTGGCGGGTCCAGAAAAAGGGGGTGGGTCATCTGCTGCCGCCAATGCCACTGCTGCCGCCTCTGGGGGTCAGCCTGACAGTGCCATAGAACACTCAGACTACCGTGCCAAACTGGCACAAATTCGTCAGATTTATCACACAGAACTTGAGAAATATGAGCAG GACCTTGATCTA AGCGATGGTTCAGAAATCAAAAACTCGGACTATGAAGCTAAACTGGCCCAGATTCGTCAAGTCTACCAAACGGAATATGGGAAATATGAACAG GCTTGCAATGAGTTTACAACTCATGTGGTCAACTTGTTGAGGGAACAGAGTCGTACTCGTCCTATAGCTCCCAAAGAAATCGAAAGAATGGTCACTATAATACGCAAGAAGTTTGCTGCCATTGAAATGCAATTGAAACAGAGCACATGTGAAGCAGTAATGATTCTAAGGTCAAGGTTCCTTGATGCCAG GAGAAAGAGGCGAAATTTTAGTAAACAAGCCACAGAGCTGCTGAATGAGTATTTTTACTCCCACCTCAGTAATCCATACCCTAGTGAGGAGGCCAAAGAGGAACTCGCTCGGAAGTGTGGAATCACCGTGTCACAG GTTTCTAATTGGTTTGGTAACAAAAGAATTCGATACAAGAAGAACATAAATAAGGCACAAGAGGAAGCCAACATGTACGCGGCCAAAACTGCGGCAGCAGCGGCTGCTAACGTTGGCCCTGAGGGAG GTGCGGCCGGGTATAACGTGGGCGGGGGACAGGCTGGGATGTACATGAACCTCAACGGGGGAGACAACTACCAGAGTAGTGATAATTCG GTGAATGCATTGCGGCATGTCATTTCACAGTCGGGTGGTTATAGTAGTGACAGCATGCACAGTACGCCTGCCTCCATGTATGAACAACATATGAACCAACAG ATTACTCCACACCCTCGTAGTCAAAATGGCTCGCCCCACGACCAAAAACCGGATGACAGTACTGATAGCTGGTGCGCAGGCGCTTTTATGCAGGGGTTGGATGGAGAGGGAGATAATTATGATGGCTCCAGCGACGAACCAGGATTAAAACGCCCTAAAATATAG
- the LOC105345687 gene encoding pre-B-cell leukemia transcription factor 1 isoform X4, whose translation MEDGQRMYSQQGGLTNMSGNVLPQYNMGQDEPSDQRKQEIGDILQQIMTITDQSLDEAQARCRKHTLNCHRMKPALFSVLCEIKEKTVLSIRNSQEEEPPDPQLMRLDNMLIAEGVAGPEKGGGSSAAANATAAASGGQPDSAIEHSDYRAKLAQIRQIYHTELEKYEQDLDLSDGSEIKNSDYEAKLAQIRQVYQTEYGKYEQACNEFTTHVVNLLREQSRTRPIAPKEIERMVTIIRKKFAAIEMQLKQSTCEAVMILRSRFLDARRKRRNFSKQATELLNEYFYSHLSNPYPSEEAKEELARKCGITVSQVSNWFGNKRIRYKKNITKAQEEANVYAAKSAAAHEGQGAAGYNVGGGQAGMYMNLNGGDNYQSSDNSVGDNVQNQVNALRHVISQSGGYSSDSMHSTPASMYEQHMNQQITPHPRSQNGSPHDQKPDDSTDSWCAGAFMQGLDGEGDNYDGSSDEPGLKRPKI comes from the exons ATGGAAGACGGACAAAGAATGTATTCACAACAAGGGGGACTGACTAACATGTCGGGAAACGTGTTGCCTCAGTACAACATGGGTCAAGATGAACCGTCAGATCAGAGAAAACAGGAGATAGGGGACATCCTCCAACAAATTATGACAATTACTGACCAGAGCCTGGACGAAGCCCAAGCAAGGTGCCG AAAACACACACTGAACTGTCATCGAATGAAGCCAGCATTATTTAGCGTACTGTgtgaaatcaaagaaaaaacgG TGCTAAGTATAAGAAACTCACAGGAGGAAGAGCCCCCTGACCCTCAGCTGATGCGGTTGGACAATATGTTGATCGCAGAAGGAGTGGCGGGTCCAGAAAAAGGGGGTGGGTCATCTGCTGCCGCCAATGCCACTGCTGCCGCCTCTGGGGGTCAGCCTGACAGTGCCATAGAACACTCAGACTACCGTGCCAAACTGGCACAAATTCGTCAGATTTATCACACAGAACTTGAGAAATATGAGCAG GACCTTGATCTA AGCGATGGTTCAGAAATCAAAAACTCGGACTATGAAGCTAAACTGGCCCAGATTCGTCAAGTCTACCAAACGGAATATGGGAAATATGAACAG GCTTGCAATGAGTTTACAACTCATGTGGTCAACTTGTTGAGGGAACAGAGTCGTACTCGTCCTATAGCTCCCAAAGAAATCGAAAGAATGGTCACTATAATACGCAAGAAGTTTGCTGCCATTGAAATGCAATTGAAACAGAGCACATGTGAAGCAGTAATGATTCTAAGGTCAAGGTTCCTTGATGCCAG GAGAAAGAGGCGAAATTTTAGTAAACAAGCCACAGAGCTGCTGAATGAGTATTTTTACTCCCACCTCAGTAATCCATACCCTAGTGAGGAGGCCAAAGAGGAACTCGCTCGGAAGTGTGGAATCACCGTGTCACAG GTTTCAAATTGGTTTGGAAACAAAAGAATTCGttacaagaaaaatattacaaagGCTCAAGAAGAGGCCAATGTTTATGCAGCAAAATCAGCAGCCGCACATGAGGGCCAAG GTGCGGCCGGGTATAACGTGGGCGGGGGACAGGCTGGGATGTACATGAACCTCAACGGGGGAGACAACTACCAGAGTAGTGATAATTCGGTAGGAGACAATGTCCAAAACCAG GTGAATGCATTGCGGCATGTCATTTCACAGTCGGGTGGTTATAGTAGTGACAGCATGCACAGTACGCCTGCCTCCATGTATGAACAACATATGAACCAACAG ATTACTCCACACCCTCGTAGTCAAAATGGCTCGCCCCACGACCAAAAACCGGATGACAGTACTGATAGCTGGTGCGCAGGCGCTTTTATGCAGGGGTTGGATGGAGAGGGAGATAATTATGATGGCTCCAGCGACGAACCAGGATTAAAACGCCCTAAAATATAG
- the LOC105345687 gene encoding pre-B-cell leukemia transcription factor 1 isoform X11 codes for MEDGQRMYSQQGGLTNMSGNVLPQYNMGQDEPSDQRKQEIGDILQQIMTITDQSLDEAQARKHTLNCHRMKPALFSVLCEIKEKTVLSIRNSQEEEPPDPQLMRLDNMLIAEGVAGPEKGGGSSAAANATAAASGGQPDSAIEHSDYRAKLAQIRQIYHTELEKYEQACNEFTTHVVNLLREQSRTRPIAPKEIERMVTIIRKKFAAIEMQLKQSTCEAVMILRSRFLDARRKRRNFSKQATELLNEYFYSHLSNPYPSEEAKEELARKCGITVSQVSNWFGNKRIRYKKNINKAQEEANMYAAKTAAAAAANVGPEGGAAGYNVGGGQAGMYMNLNGGDNYQSSDNSVGDNVQNQVNALRHVISQSGGYSSDSMHSTPASMYEQHMNQQITPHPRSQNGSPHDQKPDDSTDSWCAGAFMQGLDGEGDNYDGSSDEPGLKRPKI; via the exons ATGGAAGACGGACAAAGAATGTATTCACAACAAGGGGGACTGACTAACATGTCGGGAAACGTGTTGCCTCAGTACAACATGGGTCAAGATGAACCGTCAGATCAGAGAAAACAGGAGATAGGGGACATCCTCCAACAAATTATGACAATTACTGACCAGAGCCTGGACGAAGCCCAAGCAAG AAAACACACACTGAACTGTCATCGAATGAAGCCAGCATTATTTAGCGTACTGTgtgaaatcaaagaaaaaacgG TGCTAAGTATAAGAAACTCACAGGAGGAAGAGCCCCCTGACCCTCAGCTGATGCGGTTGGACAATATGTTGATCGCAGAAGGAGTGGCGGGTCCAGAAAAAGGGGGTGGGTCATCTGCTGCCGCCAATGCCACTGCTGCCGCCTCTGGGGGTCAGCCTGACAGTGCCATAGAACACTCAGACTACCGTGCCAAACTGGCACAAATTCGTCAGATTTATCACACAGAACTTGAGAAATATGAGCAG GCTTGCAATGAGTTTACAACTCATGTGGTCAACTTGTTGAGGGAACAGAGTCGTACTCGTCCTATAGCTCCCAAAGAAATCGAAAGAATGGTCACTATAATACGCAAGAAGTTTGCTGCCATTGAAATGCAATTGAAACAGAGCACATGTGAAGCAGTAATGATTCTAAGGTCAAGGTTCCTTGATGCCAG GAGAAAGAGGCGAAATTTTAGTAAACAAGCCACAGAGCTGCTGAATGAGTATTTTTACTCCCACCTCAGTAATCCATACCCTAGTGAGGAGGCCAAAGAGGAACTCGCTCGGAAGTGTGGAATCACCGTGTCACAG GTTTCTAATTGGTTTGGTAACAAAAGAATTCGATACAAGAAGAACATAAATAAGGCACAAGAGGAAGCCAACATGTACGCGGCCAAAACTGCGGCAGCAGCGGCTGCTAACGTTGGCCCTGAGGGAG GTGCGGCCGGGTATAACGTGGGCGGGGGACAGGCTGGGATGTACATGAACCTCAACGGGGGAGACAACTACCAGAGTAGTGATAATTCGGTAGGAGACAATGTCCAAAACCAG GTGAATGCATTGCGGCATGTCATTTCACAGTCGGGTGGTTATAGTAGTGACAGCATGCACAGTACGCCTGCCTCCATGTATGAACAACATATGAACCAACAG ATTACTCCACACCCTCGTAGTCAAAATGGCTCGCCCCACGACCAAAAACCGGATGACAGTACTGATAGCTGGTGCGCAGGCGCTTTTATGCAGGGGTTGGATGGAGAGGGAGATAATTATGATGGCTCCAGCGACGAACCAGGATTAAAACGCCCTAAAATATAG
- the LOC105345687 gene encoding pre-B-cell leukemia transcription factor 1 isoform X8: MEDGQRMYSQQGGLTNMSGNVLPQYNMGQDEPSDQRKQEIGDILQQIMTITDQSLDEAQARCRKHTLNCHRMKPALFSVLCEIKEKTVLSIRNSQEEEPPDPQLMRLDNMLIAEGVAGPEKGGGSSAAANATAAASGGQPDSAIEHSDYRAKLAQIRQIYHTELEKYEQDLDLSDGSEIKNSDYEAKLAQIRQVYQTEYGKYEQACNEFTTHVVNLLREQSRTRPIAPKEIERMVTIIRKKFAAIEMQLKQSTCEAVMILRSRFLDARRKRRNFSKQATELLNEYFYSHLSNPYPSEEAKEELARKCGITVSQVSNWFGNKRIRYKKNITKAQEEANVYAAKSAAAHEGQGAAGYNVGGGQAGMYMNLNGGDNYQSSDNSVNALRHVISQSGGYSSDSMHSTPASMYEQHMNQQITPHPRSQNGSPHDQKPDDSTDSWCAGAFMQGLDGEGDNYDGSSDEPGLKRPKI, translated from the exons ATGGAAGACGGACAAAGAATGTATTCACAACAAGGGGGACTGACTAACATGTCGGGAAACGTGTTGCCTCAGTACAACATGGGTCAAGATGAACCGTCAGATCAGAGAAAACAGGAGATAGGGGACATCCTCCAACAAATTATGACAATTACTGACCAGAGCCTGGACGAAGCCCAAGCAAGGTGCCG AAAACACACACTGAACTGTCATCGAATGAAGCCAGCATTATTTAGCGTACTGTgtgaaatcaaagaaaaaacgG TGCTAAGTATAAGAAACTCACAGGAGGAAGAGCCCCCTGACCCTCAGCTGATGCGGTTGGACAATATGTTGATCGCAGAAGGAGTGGCGGGTCCAGAAAAAGGGGGTGGGTCATCTGCTGCCGCCAATGCCACTGCTGCCGCCTCTGGGGGTCAGCCTGACAGTGCCATAGAACACTCAGACTACCGTGCCAAACTGGCACAAATTCGTCAGATTTATCACACAGAACTTGAGAAATATGAGCAG GACCTTGATCTA AGCGATGGTTCAGAAATCAAAAACTCGGACTATGAAGCTAAACTGGCCCAGATTCGTCAAGTCTACCAAACGGAATATGGGAAATATGAACAG GCTTGCAATGAGTTTACAACTCATGTGGTCAACTTGTTGAGGGAACAGAGTCGTACTCGTCCTATAGCTCCCAAAGAAATCGAAAGAATGGTCACTATAATACGCAAGAAGTTTGCTGCCATTGAAATGCAATTGAAACAGAGCACATGTGAAGCAGTAATGATTCTAAGGTCAAGGTTCCTTGATGCCAG GAGAAAGAGGCGAAATTTTAGTAAACAAGCCACAGAGCTGCTGAATGAGTATTTTTACTCCCACCTCAGTAATCCATACCCTAGTGAGGAGGCCAAAGAGGAACTCGCTCGGAAGTGTGGAATCACCGTGTCACAG GTTTCAAATTGGTTTGGAAACAAAAGAATTCGttacaagaaaaatattacaaagGCTCAAGAAGAGGCCAATGTTTATGCAGCAAAATCAGCAGCCGCACATGAGGGCCAAG GTGCGGCCGGGTATAACGTGGGCGGGGGACAGGCTGGGATGTACATGAACCTCAACGGGGGAGACAACTACCAGAGTAGTGATAATTCG GTGAATGCATTGCGGCATGTCATTTCACAGTCGGGTGGTTATAGTAGTGACAGCATGCACAGTACGCCTGCCTCCATGTATGAACAACATATGAACCAACAG ATTACTCCACACCCTCGTAGTCAAAATGGCTCGCCCCACGACCAAAAACCGGATGACAGTACTGATAGCTGGTGCGCAGGCGCTTTTATGCAGGGGTTGGATGGAGAGGGAGATAATTATGATGGCTCCAGCGACGAACCAGGATTAAAACGCCCTAAAATATAG
- the LOC105345687 gene encoding pre-B-cell leukemia transcription factor 1 isoform X2 — protein sequence MEDGQRMYSQQGGLTNMSGNVLPQYNMGQDEPSDQRKQEIGDILQQIMTITDQSLDEAQARKHTLNCHRMKPALFSVLCEIKEKTVLSIRNSQEEEPPDPQLMRLDNMLIAEGVAGPEKGGGSSAAANATAAASGGQPDSAIEHSDYRAKLAQIRQIYHTELEKYEQDLDLSDGSEIKNSDYEAKLAQIRQVYQTEYGKYEQACNEFTTHVVNLLREQSRTRPIAPKEIERMVTIIRKKFAAIEMQLKQSTCEAVMILRSRFLDARRKRRNFSKQATELLNEYFYSHLSNPYPSEEAKEELARKCGITVSQVSNWFGNKRIRYKKNINKAQEEANMYAAKTAAAAAANVGPEGGAAGYNVGGGQAGMYMNLNGGDNYQSSDNSVGDNVQNQVNALRHVISQSGGYSSDSMHSTPASMYEQHMNQQITPHPRSQNGSPHDQKPDDSTDSWCAGAFMQGLDGEGDNYDGSSDEPGLKRPKI from the exons ATGGAAGACGGACAAAGAATGTATTCACAACAAGGGGGACTGACTAACATGTCGGGAAACGTGTTGCCTCAGTACAACATGGGTCAAGATGAACCGTCAGATCAGAGAAAACAGGAGATAGGGGACATCCTCCAACAAATTATGACAATTACTGACCAGAGCCTGGACGAAGCCCAAGCAAG AAAACACACACTGAACTGTCATCGAATGAAGCCAGCATTATTTAGCGTACTGTgtgaaatcaaagaaaaaacgG TGCTAAGTATAAGAAACTCACAGGAGGAAGAGCCCCCTGACCCTCAGCTGATGCGGTTGGACAATATGTTGATCGCAGAAGGAGTGGCGGGTCCAGAAAAAGGGGGTGGGTCATCTGCTGCCGCCAATGCCACTGCTGCCGCCTCTGGGGGTCAGCCTGACAGTGCCATAGAACACTCAGACTACCGTGCCAAACTGGCACAAATTCGTCAGATTTATCACACAGAACTTGAGAAATATGAGCAG GACCTTGATCTA AGCGATGGTTCAGAAATCAAAAACTCGGACTATGAAGCTAAACTGGCCCAGATTCGTCAAGTCTACCAAACGGAATATGGGAAATATGAACAG GCTTGCAATGAGTTTACAACTCATGTGGTCAACTTGTTGAGGGAACAGAGTCGTACTCGTCCTATAGCTCCCAAAGAAATCGAAAGAATGGTCACTATAATACGCAAGAAGTTTGCTGCCATTGAAATGCAATTGAAACAGAGCACATGTGAAGCAGTAATGATTCTAAGGTCAAGGTTCCTTGATGCCAG GAGAAAGAGGCGAAATTTTAGTAAACAAGCCACAGAGCTGCTGAATGAGTATTTTTACTCCCACCTCAGTAATCCATACCCTAGTGAGGAGGCCAAAGAGGAACTCGCTCGGAAGTGTGGAATCACCGTGTCACAG GTTTCTAATTGGTTTGGTAACAAAAGAATTCGATACAAGAAGAACATAAATAAGGCACAAGAGGAAGCCAACATGTACGCGGCCAAAACTGCGGCAGCAGCGGCTGCTAACGTTGGCCCTGAGGGAG GTGCGGCCGGGTATAACGTGGGCGGGGGACAGGCTGGGATGTACATGAACCTCAACGGGGGAGACAACTACCAGAGTAGTGATAATTCGGTAGGAGACAATGTCCAAAACCAG GTGAATGCATTGCGGCATGTCATTTCACAGTCGGGTGGTTATAGTAGTGACAGCATGCACAGTACGCCTGCCTCCATGTATGAACAACATATGAACCAACAG ATTACTCCACACCCTCGTAGTCAAAATGGCTCGCCCCACGACCAAAAACCGGATGACAGTACTGATAGCTGGTGCGCAGGCGCTTTTATGCAGGGGTTGGATGGAGAGGGAGATAATTATGATGGCTCCAGCGACGAACCAGGATTAAAACGCCCTAAAATATAG